In Meiothermus ruber DSM 1279, the following proteins share a genomic window:
- a CDS encoding sugar kinase, which translates to MKTLDLVGLGECMVEFFTDEPLGQARTFTRSFGGDVLNALVAAARLGSATGFITLVGNDPFGPGLLQAWQAEGVDTALAPLVEGENGVYFISLLENGEREFTYRRQGSAASRLSPEHIQPAYLAGARMLLLSGITQAISPSAQAATLRAAEQARSAGLWVAFDPNYRPRLWALRGGLETARQALGEILPYVDLLLPSQPADLALWGLEHLEAPTALRVLLQYVPRVGLKAGAEGAWLGWEGQIQHVPPASPHQVRDTTGAGDAWNGAFLHGLLQGWNPLEAALQANRLAAAKLAYRGAIPPRPWPLELSDLA; encoded by the coding sequence ATGAAAACGCTCGATCTGGTTGGCCTGGGCGAGTGCATGGTGGAGTTCTTTACCGACGAGCCCCTGGGCCAGGCCCGCACCTTTACCCGGTCGTTTGGGGGGGATGTGCTCAACGCGCTGGTGGCCGCGGCCCGGCTGGGCAGTGCCACCGGCTTCATCACCCTGGTGGGCAACGATCCCTTTGGCCCGGGGCTGCTCCAGGCCTGGCAGGCCGAGGGCGTTGACACAGCCCTGGCCCCCCTGGTCGAGGGGGAGAACGGGGTGTACTTCATCTCGCTGCTGGAGAATGGCGAGCGCGAGTTCACCTACCGACGCCAGGGCAGCGCCGCCTCGAGGCTCTCCCCCGAACACATCCAGCCCGCCTACCTGGCCGGCGCCCGCATGCTGCTGCTCTCCGGCATCACCCAGGCCATCTCGCCCTCGGCCCAGGCGGCCACGCTGCGGGCTGCCGAGCAGGCCCGTTCAGCAGGTCTCTGGGTGGCCTTTGACCCCAACTACCGTCCCCGCCTGTGGGCCCTGCGCGGGGGGCTGGAGACCGCCCGGCAAGCCCTGGGAGAAATCCTCCCCTATGTAGACCTGCTGCTGCCGAGCCAGCCCGCCGACCTGGCCCTGTGGGGCCTGGAGCACCTCGAGGCCCCCACAGCCTTGCGGGTTCTCCTGCAGTACGTCCCACGGGTGGGGCTCAAGGCAGGGGCCGAGGGAGCCTGGCTGGGCTGGGAGGGTCAAATCCAGCACGTCCCTCCGGCTTCTCCTCACCAGGTTCGCGACACCACGGGGGCCGGGGATGCCTGGAACGGCGCCTTCCTACACGGTTTGTTGCAAGGGTGGAACCCCCTCGAGGCAGCCCTCCAGGCCAACCGCCTGGCCGCGGCCAAACTGGCCTACCGGGGCGCTATACCCCCCAGACCCTGGCCACTGGAACTATCTGATCTTGCTTGA
- a CDS encoding cupin domain-containing protein, giving the protein MQLNGDWEAVEPGIERRLVALGQRMMAVRVRFAKGAAGTAHTHPHEQLTQVLSGRFRFWLGQEAREVVAGESLLIPGGLEHGAEALEAGELLDVFSPLREDLLDGPTAHPE; this is encoded by the coding sequence ATGCAGTTGAACGGAGATTGGGAAGCCGTGGAACCAGGCATCGAACGCCGGCTGGTGGCTTTAGGCCAGCGCATGATGGCGGTGCGGGTTCGTTTTGCTAAAGGCGCAGCAGGCACCGCGCACACCCACCCACACGAGCAGCTTACCCAGGTTCTGAGCGGACGCTTCCGCTTCTGGCTGGGCCAGGAGGCGCGGGAGGTGGTTGCGGGTGAAAGCCTGCTCATCCCCGGCGGCCTCGAGCACGGCGCCGAGGCGCTGGAGGCGGGGGAACTGCTCGATGTGTTCTCCCCTCTGCGCGAAGATCTGCTCGATGGCCCCACCGCCCATCCGGAGTAG
- a CDS encoding bifunctional 4-hydroxy-2-oxoglutarate aldolase/2-dehydro-3-deoxy-phosphogluconate aldolase, translating to MSQPNFMQTLAAARVVGILRSSTSTAAVEAALAAVRAGLQVLEVTFTTPGALEVLRTLRQQLPEHVRLGAGTVMTAEEGRAALEAGAEFLVSPHLGEDLLALASETGVPYLPGVLTPSEIVRALGLGAQMVKVFPAGSSGGLAYIKDLLGPLPHLKILATGGIRPGEVPAYLQAGVWAVGLGSNLFPKAALERGDWAAVEAAARQALAEAGVA from the coding sequence GTGAGCCAACCCAACTTCATGCAGACCCTGGCCGCGGCCCGGGTGGTGGGCATTCTGCGCAGCAGCACATCCACTGCGGCGGTGGAAGCGGCGCTGGCGGCCGTGCGGGCCGGTTTGCAGGTTCTCGAGGTTACCTTTACCACCCCCGGCGCCCTCGAGGTCCTGCGCACACTGCGCCAGCAACTCCCCGAACACGTTCGACTGGGGGCCGGTACGGTCATGACGGCAGAGGAAGGACGCGCCGCCCTCGAGGCCGGCGCGGAGTTTCTGGTCAGCCCCCACCTGGGCGAGGATCTGCTGGCCTTAGCCAGCGAAACGGGTGTGCCCTACCTACCGGGGGTGCTGACCCCCAGCGAGATTGTGCGGGCCCTGGGCCTGGGGGCCCAGATGGTCAAGGTTTTTCCGGCGGGCTCGAGCGGGGGCCTGGCCTACATCAAGGACTTGCTGGGGCCTTTGCCCCATCTGAAGATTCTGGCTACCGGGGGTATCCGGCCCGGCGAAGTACCGGCTTACCTCCAGGCGGGGGTCTGGGCGGTGGGTCTGGGCTCCAACCTCTTTCCCAAGGCAGCGCTCGAGCGAGGCGACTGGGCGGCCGTCGAGGCCGCCGCCCGCCAGGCCCTGGCGGAAGCGGGGGTTGCATGA
- a CDS encoding ExeM/NucH family extracellular endonuclease — protein sequence MSAAITGDVATKGVVVGDYEGPTPALRGFYIHDPSGDGDVNTSDGIFVFNANNDSVRLGEVVRVVGTAGEFQDQTQISAASITRCGTGTVTPTDVTLPFASATEAERYEGMLVRLPQTLYVTEHFQLGRFGQVVLSSGGRLKQPTHATTPGAAANALQARNNLNRIILDDALQNQNPDPILFGRNGQPLSASNTLRGGDTATGIVGVMTYTWAGNAASGNAYRVRPMGALNGYVNFVAANPRPATPPAVGGTLRVVGFNLLNFFNTFDGLPDTVDNCTYGLGGAPADCRGADTPAEFDRQWPKTVAAILAMNPDVLGLNELENDGYGPDSAIAFLVNKLNEATAPGTYAFIDADAATGQVNALGTDAIKVGLIYKPARVTPVGQTAVLNTPAFVNGGDSAPRNRASLAQAFRQNDNGAIFIVNVNHLKSKGSPCDLPDQGDGQGNCNAVRTRAVQQLVAWLATHPTGIADPDILLIGDYNSYAQEDPIATLKKAGFINLLEARLGPDAYSYVFDGQWGYLDYALASASLNAQVSGVAEYHINADEPNVLDYNTNFKTPNLQVLLYAPDQYRTSDHDPVVVGLNLRGEPQPPARP from the coding sequence ATGTCGGCAGCCATCACCGGCGATGTGGCAACCAAAGGCGTGGTGGTGGGGGATTACGAAGGCCCCACCCCGGCCCTGCGGGGCTTCTACATCCACGACCCCAGCGGTGACGGGGATGTGAACACCTCCGACGGCATCTTTGTGTTCAACGCTAACAACGACAGCGTGCGCCTGGGCGAGGTGGTGCGGGTGGTGGGAACCGCGGGTGAGTTCCAGGATCAGACCCAGATCAGCGCGGCCTCCATTACCAGGTGCGGAACCGGTACCGTAACGCCTACCGACGTGACCCTGCCCTTCGCCTCTGCCACCGAGGCCGAGCGCTACGAGGGCATGCTGGTGCGGCTGCCCCAGACCCTTTATGTAACCGAGCACTTCCAGCTTGGGCGCTTTGGCCAGGTGGTGCTTTCGTCGGGCGGGCGGCTGAAGCAGCCCACCCACGCGACCACCCCCGGCGCGGCGGCCAACGCCCTGCAGGCCCGGAACAACCTCAACCGCATCATTCTGGACGATGCCCTGCAAAACCAGAACCCCGACCCCATCCTGTTTGGGCGAAACGGCCAGCCCCTGAGCGCCAGCAACACCCTGCGCGGCGGCGACACCGCGACCGGCATCGTGGGGGTGATGACCTACACCTGGGCTGGCAACGCGGCCAGCGGAAACGCTTACCGGGTGCGGCCCATGGGGGCTCTGAACGGGTATGTCAATTTCGTGGCGGCCAACCCACGCCCGGCCACCCCGCCTGCGGTGGGCGGCACGCTGCGGGTGGTGGGGTTCAACCTGCTCAATTTCTTCAACACCTTTGATGGTCTGCCGGATACGGTAGACAACTGCACCTACGGGCTGGGTGGGGCCCCCGCCGACTGCCGCGGCGCTGATACCCCGGCCGAATTTGACCGCCAGTGGCCCAAGACGGTGGCGGCCATCCTGGCTATGAACCCGGATGTGCTGGGGCTGAACGAACTCGAGAACGACGGGTACGGCCCCGATAGCGCCATCGCCTTTTTGGTGAACAAACTCAACGAAGCCACCGCGCCGGGTACCTATGCCTTTATTGATGCGGACGCGGCCACGGGTCAGGTGAACGCCCTGGGCACCGACGCCATCAAGGTGGGGCTGATTTACAAGCCGGCCCGCGTGACCCCGGTGGGCCAGACCGCGGTGCTCAACACCCCAGCGTTTGTCAACGGCGGCGACAGCGCGCCGCGCAACCGGGCCTCGCTGGCCCAGGCCTTCCGGCAGAACGACAATGGGGCCATCTTTATCGTGAACGTGAACCACCTCAAGAGCAAGGGCTCGCCCTGCGACCTGCCCGACCAGGGCGACGGCCAGGGCAACTGTAATGCGGTGCGCACCAGGGCCGTTCAGCAACTGGTGGCCTGGCTGGCCACCCACCCCACCGGCATTGCCGACCCAGACATCCTCTTGATTGGCGATTACAACTCTTATGCCCAGGAGGATCCCATTGCCACGCTCAAGAAGGCCGGCTTTATCAACCTGCTCGAGGCCCGCCTGGGCCCCGATGCCTACTCCTATGTGTTCGATGGGCAGTGGGGCTACCTGGACTACGCGCTGGCCTCGGCCTCGCTGAACGCCCAGGTGTCGGGGGTGGCCGAGTACCACATCAACGCCGACGAACCCAATGTCCTCGACTACAACACCAACTTCAAAACCCCCAACCTGCAGGTCCTGCTCTACGCCCCCGATCAGTACCGCACCTCCGACCACGACCCGGTGGTGGTGGGGCTGAATCTTAGGGGAGAACCACAGCCCCCGGCCAGACCGTAG
- a CDS encoding YgaP family membrane protein yields MIPNVGSTDRLVRYILAAVFFLIAFFGSGGVWAWVFGLLGVVMVVTATLNFCPIWAAFKINTRGKAS; encoded by the coding sequence ATGATTCCCAACGTAGGCAGCACAGATCGGCTTGTTCGCTACATCCTGGCGGCGGTGTTTTTCCTGATCGCTTTTTTCGGTAGTGGCGGCGTCTGGGCCTGGGTGTTTGGGCTGCTGGGGGTGGTCATGGTGGTAACCGCTACCCTCAATTTCTGCCCCATCTGGGCGGCATTCAAGATTAATACTCGAGGGAAAGCCTCTTAA
- a CDS encoding quinone-dependent dihydroorotate dehydrogenase, protein MYELLKPWLFRQDPETIHERVMHGLAWLGQRGPSLELIRQFFSLRDPRLEVAAFGLRFPNPIGLAAGFDKNAVAVRSWAALGFGHVEIGSVTALPQPGNPRPRLFRLPQDQALINRMGFNNEGAEAIAQRLERLQQTFGRPPVPLGINLGKSRVTPLKEAPQDYLQSLSRLWPYGDYFVINVSSPNTPGLRALQDKARLEELLAALTGFVQGRKPLLLKIAPDLTWEQIDEILSLVEDYRLAGLIATNTTTARTGLQTPIDEDGGLSGRPLRGRSLEVLKYLHAQLQGRLPIVSVGGIFSPEDVWQRLENGATLVQVYTGLVYEGPLMVKKLCKGLLQRMEQEGVGSLAELSSTP, encoded by the coding sequence GTGTACGAGCTGCTCAAACCCTGGCTGTTCCGCCAAGACCCCGAGACCATCCACGAGCGGGTGATGCACGGCCTGGCCTGGCTGGGGCAGCGGGGGCCCAGCCTCGAGCTCATCCGCCAGTTCTTCAGCCTGCGCGACCCACGCCTCGAGGTCGCGGCGTTTGGCCTGCGCTTCCCCAACCCCATCGGCCTGGCGGCGGGTTTCGATAAAAACGCGGTGGCTGTGCGAAGCTGGGCCGCCCTGGGCTTCGGGCACGTGGAGATTGGCTCGGTTACAGCCCTGCCCCAGCCGGGCAATCCCAGGCCCCGCCTATTTCGGCTGCCCCAGGATCAGGCGCTAATCAACCGCATGGGCTTCAACAACGAGGGGGCCGAGGCCATCGCTCAAAGACTAGAACGCTTGCAACAAACCTTTGGCCGGCCCCCGGTGCCGCTGGGCATCAACCTGGGCAAGTCCAGGGTCACCCCCCTGAAGGAAGCCCCCCAGGACTACCTGCAAAGCCTTTCCCGCCTCTGGCCCTATGGCGACTACTTTGTCATCAACGTAAGCTCCCCCAACACGCCGGGCCTCCGGGCCTTACAGGACAAAGCGCGGCTGGAAGAGCTGCTGGCCGCGCTTACCGGTTTTGTGCAGGGCCGGAAGCCCCTGCTGCTCAAAATTGCCCCCGACCTGACCTGGGAGCAGATTGACGAGATTCTGAGCCTGGTGGAAGATTACCGGCTCGCGGGCCTGATCGCCACCAACACCACCACCGCCCGCACCGGCCTGCAAACCCCCATAGACGAAGACGGCGGCCTCTCGGGCAGGCCCTTGCGGGGGCGCTCGCTCGAGGTGCTCAAATACTTGCACGCACAGCTACAAGGCCGCCTGCCCATCGTCTCGGTGGGGGGCATTTTCAGCCCGGAGGACGTGTGGCAACGGCTGGAGAACGGGGCCACCCTGGTACAGGTGTATACCGGCCTGGTCTACGAGGGGCCCTTGATGGTGAAAAAGCTGTGCAAAGGGCTGCTGCAAAGAATGGAGCAAGAGGGCGTGGGCAGCCTCGCGGAGCTCAGTTCGACTCCATAA
- a CDS encoding monothiol bacilliredoxin BrxC family protein, whose product MRERMFAITTPEEADAFIDSKPITAIFKAGTCHKTMQGWGNVEKMLRERPEIPVGIIKVVEHRPASNRVAERTGIVHHSPQIILFRNGQPLFELNNWEITLENLEALFQQHLPDVKVEPAQEGGRSNLEPYKRLLDAYLSGAISEQQFAWAYLNMFREDASLRSQEEFELLNSLFGNPDEHHIHPMTILQFEQANPQATPLFERAQHLRARLDTL is encoded by the coding sequence ATGAGAGAGCGCATGTTCGCCATCACCACCCCCGAAGAGGCCGACGCTTTTATCGACAGCAAACCCATCACGGCCATCTTCAAGGCCGGCACCTGCCACAAGACCATGCAGGGCTGGGGCAACGTCGAAAAAATGCTGCGCGAGCGGCCCGAAATTCCGGTGGGCATCATCAAGGTGGTGGAGCACCGCCCAGCCTCGAACCGGGTGGCCGAGCGCACCGGCATTGTGCACCACTCCCCGCAAATTATTCTGTTCCGCAACGGCCAGCCGCTCTTCGAGCTGAACAACTGGGAGATCACCCTGGAAAACCTCGAGGCCCTCTTCCAGCAACACCTCCCGGATGTAAAAGTCGAACCCGCACAAGAAGGGGGTAGAAGCAACCTCGAGCCCTACAAGCGGCTTCTGGACGCCTACCTGAGCGGAGCAATCAGCGAGCAGCAGTTCGCCTGGGCCTATCTCAACATGTTCCGCGAGGACGCCTCGCTGCGCTCACAGGAGGAGTTCGAACTGCTCAACTCCCTGTTTGGCAATCCCGACGAGCACCACATCCACCCCATGACCATCCTGCAGTTTGAGCAAGCCAACCCCCAGGCCACGCCGCTATTTGAGCGCGCCCAACACCTGCGGGCCCGCCTCGACACACTCTGA
- a CDS encoding acyl-CoA dehydrogenase family protein produces the protein MIADRPRDLWFELDSEERQIIGTLRDFLQAEVAPTAAERDETGAFPFEIVKKLGEMGVMGAQVPEQYGGAGLSTRVFARIIEEIAAVDGSLALTVASHNSLCTGHILIAGNEQQKRQFLPRLASAEVLGAWGLTEPGSGSDAAAMRTKAEDTGSSWVLNGTKQFITQGSVAGVYVVNARTDAAPSEEKKHLGLSALVFEAPIPGLRIGRKERKLGLNASDTAQIIFEDITLPKEALLGERGRGFYDVMRVLEGGRIGIAAMAVGLGRAALEFATKYALEREQFGRPIAEFQAVSHKLADMATQLEAARLLYLKAAELRDAGKPFGPAAAQAKLFASEVAVQACDEAIQILGGYGYIKEYPVERYWRDARLTRIGEGTSEVLKVIIAKHLLAQYR, from the coding sequence ATGATTGCCGATCGCCCCAGGGACTTATGGTTTGAGCTTGATAGCGAGGAACGCCAGATTATCGGTACGCTGCGGGATTTTTTGCAGGCCGAGGTGGCCCCCACCGCCGCCGAGCGCGACGAGACCGGCGCCTTTCCGTTTGAAATCGTGAAGAAGCTGGGCGAGATGGGTGTGATGGGAGCCCAGGTACCCGAGCAGTACGGCGGGGCGGGGCTATCCACGCGCGTTTTTGCCCGCATTATCGAAGAAATTGCAGCGGTAGATGGTTCGCTGGCGCTTACCGTGGCCTCGCACAACAGCCTGTGTACCGGCCATATCCTGATTGCCGGCAACGAGCAGCAGAAGCGGCAATTCCTGCCCCGGCTGGCTTCCGCCGAGGTGCTGGGGGCCTGGGGCCTCACCGAGCCAGGCAGCGGCTCGGACGCCGCGGCCATGCGCACCAAAGCCGAAGACACCGGCTCGAGCTGGGTGCTGAACGGTACCAAGCAGTTCATCACCCAGGGGTCGGTGGCCGGGGTGTATGTGGTCAACGCCCGCACCGATGCCGCCCCCAGCGAGGAGAAAAAGCATCTGGGGCTCTCGGCGCTGGTGTTCGAGGCCCCCATTCCAGGCTTGCGGATTGGGCGCAAGGAGCGGAAGCTAGGGCTTAACGCTTCAGACACCGCGCAGATAATCTTTGAGGATATTACCTTGCCCAAAGAGGCCCTGCTGGGTGAGCGGGGCAGGGGCTTCTACGATGTGATGAGGGTGCTGGAAGGCGGGCGCATCGGCATCGCTGCCATGGCGGTGGGGCTGGGGCGGGCCGCTCTGGAGTTTGCTACCAAGTACGCCCTCGAGCGCGAACAGTTTGGCAGGCCCATCGCCGAGTTCCAGGCAGTCTCACACAAGCTGGCCGATATGGCTACGCAGCTAGAAGCCGCCCGGCTCTTGTACTTGAAGGCCGCCGAACTGCGCGACGCCGGTAAGCCCTTCGGCCCGGCTGCGGCCCAGGCCAAGCTCTTCGCCTCGGAGGTGGCGGTGCAGGCCTGCGACGAGGCCATCCAGATTCTAGGCGGCTATGGCTACATCAAGGAGTACCCGGTCGAGCGCTACTGGCGCGACGCCCGCCTGACCCGCATCGGGGAGGGCACCAGCGAGGTGTTGAAGGTGATCATCGCCAAGCACTTGCTGGCCCAGTACCGCTAG
- a CDS encoding DinB family protein — translation MSSAQEMLSRFGDADRCLRHLERSRQELLQLVEGLTDGVLLGRPGPEVWSPAEVLEHLALVEESAGKIIRRLRKVALGEAEPFPPPPPGRTRPDGRFLAPPPMEPKGGLTRAQLLERLEAVRQRLLLEVAESGERLPRPPTYAHPFFGELTALGWLQTLAYHERHHLQQLRQRLSRLAP, via the coding sequence ATGTCTTCCGCACAGGAGATGCTGTCTCGCTTCGGCGATGCGGATCGCTGCCTGCGGCATCTGGAACGTTCACGGCAGGAGCTTTTGCAATTGGTGGAGGGCCTCACCGACGGGGTCTTGTTGGGGCGGCCTGGGCCAGAGGTTTGGAGTCCCGCCGAGGTGCTCGAGCACCTGGCGCTGGTGGAGGAGTCGGCGGGAAAAATTATCCGGCGGCTGCGCAAGGTTGCCCTGGGCGAGGCCGAGCCCTTCCCACCGCCGCCGCCCGGTCGAACCCGGCCCGACGGCCGCTTCCTGGCCCCGCCCCCGATGGAGCCCAAAGGGGGGTTGACCCGCGCACAATTGCTAGAACGCCTGGAGGCAGTGCGCCAACGCCTGCTGCTCGAGGTGGCCGAAAGTGGGGAGCGTCTGCCCCGGCCCCCCACCTATGCCCACCCCTTTTTCGGTGAGCTGACCGCCCTCGGCTGGCTACAAACCCTGGCCTACCACGAGCGGCATCACCTGCAGCAGCTCCGCCAACGGTTGAGCCGCCTTGCACCGTGA
- a CDS encoding PIG-L deacetylase family protein gives MDLLVVVPHPDDEVFGAGGTLIQYADWGLETGLITLTKGEAGRTLGLCRPEELGELRAQELQRAAQILKLGHLELYDFPNGLPNNPVDGEARGHGFSTPQGVADHPEIVDLLLWRLEVLRPRAIITFGPNGSNRHPDHVATHRFVVKAVEKSGQKIKLFFYASPQPLPEYLEGWLPPNHVRHLPMEVLLQKLRAMAQHRTQALSVLNFMDRFSSRLASETFHLAGYEGPIQHELLWYARP, from the coding sequence ATGGACTTGCTGGTGGTGGTGCCTCACCCCGACGACGAGGTGTTCGGCGCAGGCGGAACGCTCATTCAATACGCCGACTGGGGGCTGGAGACCGGCCTGATCACCCTTACCAAAGGCGAGGCCGGGCGAACCCTGGGGCTGTGCAGGCCGGAGGAGTTGGGTGAACTGCGAGCCCAGGAGCTACAGCGGGCGGCGCAAATTCTCAAACTGGGCCACCTCGAGCTCTACGATTTTCCCAATGGTCTGCCCAACAACCCGGTGGACGGCGAAGCCAGGGGCCACGGTTTTTCCACCCCGCAGGGCGTGGCCGATCACCCCGAAATTGTCGATTTGCTGCTGTGGCGTTTGGAGGTGCTGCGCCCCAGGGCCATCATTACCTTTGGCCCCAATGGCTCCAACCGCCACCCCGACCACGTCGCCACCCATCGGTTTGTGGTGAAGGCCGTAGAAAAGTCCGGACAGAAGATCAAGCTATTCTTCTACGCTTCCCCGCAGCCGCTGCCGGAGTACCTGGAGGGCTGGCTGCCCCCCAACCATGTGCGCCACCTGCCCATGGAGGTGCTGCTGCAAAAGCTGCGGGCCATGGCCCAGCACCGCACCCAGGCCCTCTCGGTGCTCAACTTTATGGATCGCTTTAGCTCCCGGCTAGCCAGCGAAACCTTCCACCTAGCAGGTTATGAAGGGCCCATACAACACGAACTGCTCTGGTATGCCCGGCCTTAG
- a CDS encoding oligogalacturonate lyase family protein → MRQFRDPRTGRLITQLTDRGNNVHLYFTENAFDLTRPEIIFRSDRAAKQERAPHENPHYNLFRLNYLTGEITQLTDEDQPVGSVTKTPDSELIAYLTAGKVKLLNTRTGKTTVLYEDKGDYNLYSPSISPNRRYVGFARNERVKAVNTNVNYGGFKESFYQIKDGRITLARTDGSSWFDVHCDTHWLGHFQFAPDDPTLAMFCHEGPWNLVTQRIWLLDLAARQVKPIFRQDEQDSVGHEFWTQDGLIFFDNRGPGHDGTITSAKTQAVVQSPSPDNFRPYVGLMDREGRLVRRIEMPFYCNHYHANPSNTLLVGDDADNLVLIDISGEQARLEVLCEHGTSWHTQASHCHPTWSWDGKRILYASDRGGRVNLYLLEL, encoded by the coding sequence ATGCGCCAGTTCCGCGACCCTCGAACCGGTCGGCTCATCACCCAGCTCACCGACCGAGGGAACAACGTACACCTCTACTTCACCGAAAACGCCTTCGACCTCACCCGGCCCGAGATCATCTTCCGCTCAGACCGGGCCGCCAAGCAGGAGCGCGCCCCACACGAAAACCCGCACTACAACCTCTTTCGCCTGAACTACCTGACCGGCGAGATCACCCAGCTTACCGACGAAGACCAGCCGGTTGGCAGTGTCACCAAAACCCCCGACAGCGAGCTGATCGCCTACCTGACGGCCGGAAAGGTTAAGCTTTTGAACACCCGCACCGGGAAAACCACCGTGCTTTACGAAGACAAAGGGGACTACAACCTCTACTCCCCTTCGATCAGCCCCAACCGCCGGTATGTGGGGTTTGCCCGCAACGAACGGGTTAAGGCCGTCAACACCAACGTCAACTACGGGGGCTTTAAGGAGAGTTTCTATCAGATCAAGGATGGGCGCATCACCCTGGCCCGCACCGATGGCTCGAGCTGGTTCGACGTCCACTGCGACACCCACTGGCTGGGGCATTTCCAGTTCGCACCGGACGATCCCACCCTGGCTATGTTTTGCCACGAAGGCCCCTGGAACCTGGTAACCCAGCGCATCTGGCTGCTCGACCTGGCCGCCCGGCAAGTAAAACCCATCTTTCGCCAGGATGAGCAGGACTCGGTCGGCCACGAGTTCTGGACCCAGGATGGGCTGATTTTCTTCGATAACCGCGGCCCCGGCCACGACGGCACCATCACCTCCGCCAAGACCCAGGCGGTGGTGCAATCCCCCTCTCCAGACAACTTCCGTCCATATGTGGGCCTGATGGATCGCGAAGGGCGGCTGGTACGCCGGATCGAGATGCCTTTTTACTGCAACCATTACCACGCCAACCCCTCCAACACCCTGCTGGTGGGCGATGATGCCGACAACCTGGTGCTCATCGATATCTCCGGGGAGCAGGCCCGGCTCGAGGTGCTGTGCGAGCACGGCACCTCCTGGCACACCCAGGCCAGCCACTGCCACCCCACCTGGAGCTGGGACGGGAAGCGCATTCTCTATGCTTCCGACCGGGGCGGGCGGGTCAACCTGTATCTGCTCGAGCTCTGA
- a CDS encoding enoyl-ACP reductase FabI, which produces MVPIDLSGKKALVMGVTNEHSLGWAIAEKLYAAGAEVAFSYQGERLREKLEKLTAGRPNQRLYQVDVTDEAALKAMFADLGQAWGGLDYLVHSIAFAPRAAMEGRFIDTTAADWNTALQVSAYSLVAVAREAEPLLREGGSLVTLTYYASEKVVPRYNVMGIAKAALEASVRYLAYELGKKNIRVNAISAGAIRTVAAMSIPGFRKMVAKYNATAPLGRMITHEEVGNLGLYLLSPLSSGTTGQTVYVDAGYSIMGMSWDDVQE; this is translated from the coding sequence ATGGTTCCGATTGATCTGTCCGGTAAAAAAGCCCTGGTCATGGGCGTAACCAACGAGCATAGCCTGGGCTGGGCTATCGCCGAAAAGCTGTATGCCGCTGGGGCCGAGGTGGCCTTCAGCTACCAGGGCGAGCGGCTGCGGGAAAAGCTGGAAAAACTCACCGCGGGTCGTCCAAACCAGCGCTTGTACCAGGTGGATGTCACCGACGAAGCCGCCCTCAAGGCCATGTTCGCCGACCTGGGGCAGGCCTGGGGCGGCCTCGACTATCTGGTGCACTCCATCGCCTTTGCCCCCCGCGCCGCCATGGAAGGACGCTTCATCGACACCACCGCCGCCGACTGGAATACCGCCCTGCAGGTCTCGGCCTACTCGCTGGTCGCTGTGGCCCGCGAAGCCGAGCCGCTGCTCCGCGAGGGGGGTAGCCTGGTCACCCTGACCTACTACGCCTCCGAAAAGGTGGTGCCCCGGTACAACGTGATGGGCATTGCCAAGGCTGCCCTGGAAGCCAGCGTGCGCTACCTGGCCTATGAGCTGGGCAAGAAAAACATCCGGGTCAACGCCATCAGCGCCGGGGCTATTCGCACCGTGGCGGCCATGAGCATCCCCGGCTTCCGCAAGATGGTGGCCAAGTACAACGCCACAGCCCCCCTGGGGCGCATGATTACCCACGAGGAAGTGGGCAACCTGGGCCTGTACCTGCTCTCCCCCCTATCCAGCGGCACCACCGGCCAGACCGTCTACGTGGACGCGGGCTACAGCATCATGGGCATGAGCTGGGATGACGTGCAGGAGTAG
- a CDS encoding S1 RNA-binding domain-containing protein translates to MELEAGAIVEGRVTRIMEFGAFVEFPNGESGLVHISQVAHEFVKNIRDHLNEGDVVSVLVLGRDEKGRLDLSIKELTPAPVEPPRPKRLPRQAPDFENKLKSFLRGSGGFGGGKKPGGKGGRKRR, encoded by the coding sequence ATGGAGCTTGAAGCCGGTGCAATCGTAGAAGGTCGTGTTACGCGAATTATGGAGTTCGGGGCTTTTGTGGAGTTTCCCAACGGCGAGTCGGGTCTGGTGCATATCTCGCAGGTGGCCCACGAGTTCGTCAAGAACATCCGCGACCATTTGAATGAAGGGGATGTGGTCTCGGTGCTGGTTTTGGGGCGCGACGAGAAGGGCCGCCTGGATCTTTCCATCAAGGAGCTGACCCCAGCCCCAGTGGAGCCCCCCCGGCCCAAGCGCTTGCCCCGCCAGGCCCCCGATTTTGAGAACAAACTCAAAAGCTTTTTGCGTGGCTCGGGAGGTTTTGGTGGCGGTAAAAAGCCCGGCGGCAAGGGAGGACGCAAACGCCGCTAG